In the genome of Acidobacteriota bacterium, one region contains:
- a CDS encoding DinB family protein — MKKQDVEYLYEYNRWANARTLDAVSKLTPEQFTRDLRSSHRSVRDTFAHILAAEWIWLERWKGTSPGSLLNPSDFSTVESLGTRLAEVERDTAEFIDGLTDELLGTVISYRNTRGEEWAYPLGQMLQHVMNHSSYHRGQVTTLLRQLGADAIPVDLLVFMDVKAGQGS, encoded by the coding sequence ATGAAGAAGCAAGACGTTGAATACCTGTATGAGTACAATCGGTGGGCTAACGCAAGGACTCTCGATGCTGTTTCGAAGTTGACGCCAGAGCAGTTCACCAGAGACCTGCGAAGCAGCCACCGTTCGGTGCGGGACACGTTCGCTCACATTCTTGCAGCAGAATGGATATGGCTCGAGCGATGGAAGGGCACGTCGCCGGGCTCTTTGTTGAATCCATCCGATTTTTCCACGGTCGAGTCGCTCGGAACGAGGTTGGCGGAAGTTGAACGGGACACTGCGGAGTTCATAGACGGCCTGACCGATGAGTTATTAGGTACAGTGATCTCGTACCGGAACACGCGAGGGGAAGAGTGGGCGTATCCGCTGGGTCAGATGCTGCAGCACGTTATGAATCACTCTTCTTACCACCGCGGACAAGTAACAACGCTGCTTAGGCAACTCGGCGCTGACGCAATACCGGTGGATCTCCTCGTGTTTATGGATGTGAAAGCGGGCCAGGGCTCCTGA
- the gatB gene encoding Asp-tRNA(Asn)/Glu-tRNA(Gln) amidotransferase subunit GatB, whose amino-acid sequence MRDKYEAVIGLEIHAQLTTESKIFCGCSTRFGDEPNSNTCPVCLGLPGALPVLNRRVVEMAARAALALNLNINHESIFSRKNYFYPDLPKGYQISQYDRPFSERGHVEIPTAERNQSGHAIEWRTKRFSITRLHIEEDAGKSIHEGMPDTGKSYVDLNRSGVPLAEIVSEPDFRSSWEAYDYMQYLRRTLLYVGVCDGNMEEGSLRCDANVSVRLRGADKFGTKVELKNLNSFRFLQKAIEFEIDRQIAAIETGEPIVQETRLWNERESKTYSMRSKEDAHDYRYFPEPDLPPLVIDENLIERLRAELPELPEARRMRFVSEYGLSFDDAAQLTDSRGMADYFETAARACGNAKAAANWILNDLLREMKEAAADISALPVTAQSLGEMIKMIDGGGISGKMAKDVLVRMYQSGKPPEEIVREMGGSQLSGEAAIRAFAGQAIAANPKQLEQYRAGKTNLFGFFVGQVMKLSGGRANPQVVNEVLRKALEG is encoded by the coding sequence ATGAGAGACAAGTATGAGGCCGTGATCGGTCTTGAGATTCACGCTCAACTCACGACTGAGTCAAAAATCTTTTGTGGGTGCTCGACCCGGTTTGGCGACGAGCCGAACTCCAACACCTGTCCGGTTTGTTTGGGTTTGCCCGGGGCGCTGCCGGTTCTCAATCGGCGAGTGGTCGAAATGGCCGCGCGTGCTGCTCTCGCTCTGAATCTGAACATTAATCACGAGTCGATTTTTTCTCGGAAGAACTATTTCTATCCGGACCTTCCAAAGGGCTATCAGATCTCTCAGTACGACCGCCCGTTCTCTGAGCGCGGCCACGTCGAGATACCGACAGCGGAGCGGAACCAGTCCGGACACGCCATCGAATGGCGAACGAAGCGGTTCAGTATCACTCGTCTTCACATCGAAGAGGACGCGGGCAAGTCGATCCACGAGGGCATGCCTGATACCGGCAAGTCTTATGTTGACCTGAACCGCAGCGGGGTCCCACTGGCCGAGATAGTTTCCGAGCCTGACTTTCGCTCGTCCTGGGAAGCCTACGACTACATGCAGTATCTGCGTCGCACGCTTTTATATGTCGGCGTGTGCGACGGCAATATGGAAGAAGGCAGCTTGCGTTGCGACGCGAACGTTTCGGTGCGCCTGCGAGGCGCGGACAAGTTCGGAACGAAGGTCGAGCTTAAGAACCTGAACTCGTTTCGGTTTCTGCAAAAGGCGATCGAGTTCGAGATTGACCGTCAGATTGCGGCAATCGAAACAGGCGAGCCGATTGTGCAGGAGACGAGATTGTGGAACGAGCGTGAGTCGAAGACCTATTCGATGCGCTCCAAGGAAGATGCGCACGACTATCGCTATTTTCCCGAGCCGGACTTGCCGCCGCTGGTCATCGATGAAAATCTGATCGAGAGACTTCGCGCTGAACTTCCCGAGCTTCCAGAAGCACGACGCATGCGCTTTGTTAGTGAGTACGGATTGTCGTTTGACGACGCGGCGCAGTTAACCGACTCGCGAGGTATGGCTGACTACTTCGAGACTGCTGCGCGAGCTTGCGGCAACGCAAAAGCGGCTGCGAACTGGATTCTCAACGATCTGTTGCGTGAAATGAAGGAGGCCGCGGCGGACATTAGCGCCTTGCCGGTAACCGCTCAGTCGCTAGGCGAGATGATCAAGATGATCGACGGCGGCGGGATCAGCGGAAAGATGGCCAAGGATGTTCTGGTTCGAATGTATCAATCAGGCAAACCGCCGGAAGAAATCGTCCGCGAAATGGGCGGTTCGCAGCTATCCGGCGAAGCCGCAATTCGCGCGTTTGCCGGCCAGGCAATCGCAGCGAACCCAAAGCAGCTTGAACAATATCGCGCTGGAAAAACAAATCTCTTTGGCTTCTTCGTCGGACAGGTTATGAAGCTGAGCGGCGGCCGGGCCAATCCACAGGTTGTAAACGAAGTCTTGAGGAAAGCGCTCGAAGGCTAA
- a CDS encoding EutN/CcmL family microcompartment protein, with amino-acid sequence MQLARVLGTVVATVKSDSLEGQKLLVIQPLDGALNDKGQPMVAIDSVGAGKGEIVFWCRGREASFPFLPSEVPSDCTIVGIVDSVFLDSRF; translated from the coding sequence ATGCAACTTGCTCGTGTGCTGGGGACAGTTGTGGCAACGGTCAAGAGCGATTCGCTTGAAGGTCAGAAGCTGTTGGTTATTCAGCCGCTCGACGGCGCGCTCAACGACAAGGGTCAGCCGATGGTCGCCATTGATTCGGTTGGCGCCGGCAAAGGGGAAATCGTCTTCTGGTGCCGTGGGCGCGAAGCTTCGTTCCCCTTCCTGCCTTCCGAAGTTCCGAGTGATTGCACGATAGTTGGGATAGTTGATTCGGTGTTTCTTGATTCCAGGTTTTAG
- a CDS encoding VWA domain-containing protein, whose translation MKLKAGRASLVALLTAAFLISLFPPIYADSGTSQSQQAGNSSRPRRGKNGEPVNNVDNQTPKSADQEIAPEPGSPQDSKPETSKAASLPQSSQQKPAAAGDKSSQSTRRTENTTATREPAESQQQREAPPFDRPPIGAQGRSSGDSNNRRSEGSSPARQSPSYSDTDSSTRSDSRGKTPTQSQSSTGVQRDRFPESSTGTDVDPERTNRSGGRPPVLQRPADSRQRDDGGSPGARPPVLQRPTDSQARDEGEYADRNAGRRPASGQQPEAGTQPAGGEDEVIKLESTLINLPLLVSDRSGRYVPQLSARDFTLSEDGVQQTIASFGSEEVPFSVVLLLDVSPSVQGNIEGIQDAAIAFVRQLRSQDRVMVASFDRSIHYLSDFTNDRRELESAIRRVNTGSGTSVYDAVYETVAHKFRNVEGRKALILFSDGEDTTSSRASHDDAVNLVTESDVLVYGLRYPGNGGRGGVRVNPWPRSPIPGIQLPFPWPFPMPRRRRGPFRLSDPSATGNNAVPSPAGQWQRRNGRGGDFMADITAAGGGPVYDAEKISDLSRVANRIAEELRHVYVVSYYPTNPLSNGGYRSVRVSVKGRDDIAVRHRRGYNARSNGTAKPTI comes from the coding sequence ATGAAGCTCAAAGCTGGACGCGCGTCGCTAGTCGCTCTCCTGACGGCTGCTTTTTTGATATCGCTCTTTCCGCCCATCTATGCCGACTCGGGCACGAGCCAGTCGCAGCAGGCGGGAAACTCTTCCCGCCCTCGCCGCGGCAAGAACGGCGAGCCGGTGAACAACGTCGATAATCAGACGCCTAAGAGCGCGGATCAGGAGATAGCTCCCGAGCCGGGCTCGCCGCAGGACTCAAAGCCCGAGACTTCGAAGGCTGCGTCGCTACCTCAATCGAGCCAGCAGAAGCCGGCCGCAGCCGGCGACAAGAGTTCGCAAAGTACCAGGCGCACCGAAAACACAACTGCCACCCGGGAGCCGGCCGAATCGCAGCAGCAGCGCGAGGCTCCACCCTTTGATCGTCCGCCGATCGGAGCTCAAGGACGATCTAGTGGTGACTCGAATAATCGTAGGAGTGAAGGGTCGAGCCCGGCAAGACAAAGTCCGAGCTACTCCGACACGGACTCTTCTACCCGCAGCGACTCTCGCGGTAAGACGCCAACCCAGTCTCAGAGCTCAACCGGGGTCCAACGCGATAGATTTCCTGAGTCCTCGACCGGAACTGATGTTGATCCGGAGCGAACCAACCGCTCTGGCGGACGCCCGCCCGTGCTCCAACGTCCGGCCGACTCTCGACAGCGCGACGACGGCGGCTCTCCCGGCGCACGGCCGCCTGTGCTTCAGCGTCCGACCGACTCTCAGGCGCGCGACGAAGGCGAGTATGCGGACCGCAACGCCGGAAGACGACCCGCCTCCGGCCAGCAGCCAGAGGCCGGCACCCAGCCAGCGGGCGGCGAGGACGAGGTCATCAAGCTTGAATCGACCCTGATCAACCTGCCCTTGCTTGTGAGTGATCGGTCGGGTCGATATGTGCCTCAATTGAGCGCGCGCGACTTTACGCTATCCGAGGATGGCGTTCAGCAGACGATTGCGTCGTTCGGTAGCGAGGAGGTTCCGTTTAGTGTGGTGCTTCTGCTCGACGTGAGCCCCAGCGTTCAGGGAAACATTGAAGGCATCCAGGACGCCGCGATTGCATTCGTTCGCCAGTTGCGCTCCCAGGACCGAGTCATGGTGGCGTCCTTTGATCGCAGTATTCATTACTTGAGCGACTTCACCAACGATCGCCGCGAGCTTGAGAGCGCGATTCGCAGAGTGAACACCGGTTCCGGCACGAGTGTATACGACGCCGTCTATGAGACGGTAGCGCACAAGTTTCGCAACGTCGAGGGACGCAAAGCGCTGATACTTTTCTCGGACGGCGAGGACACGACAAGCAGCCGAGCGAGCCACGATGATGCGGTCAATCTGGTGACTGAATCGGATGTTCTGGTTTACGGCTTGCGCTATCCGGGCAACGGAGGCCGCGGCGGCGTTCGAGTCAATCCCTGGCCTCGGAGTCCTATTCCCGGGATACAGCTTCCGTTCCCCTGGCCCTTTCCGATGCCGCGTCGACGCCGAGGGCCGTTCAGGTTGTCGGACCCGTCAGCGACCGGAAACAACGCTGTTCCCTCGCCCGCCGGGCAGTGGCAGCGACGAAATGGGCGGGGCGGTGATTTCATGGCGGATATCACTGCCGCGGGCGGTGGGCCGGTGTATGACGCAGAGAAGATCAGTGACTTGAGCCGGGTTGCCAATAGGATCGCCGAAGAACTTCGGCACGTGTATGTGGTTAGCTACTATCCGACGAATCCCCTCTCGAATGGCGGCTATCGCTCTGTTCGCGTCAGCGTCAAAGGGCGTGATGACATCGCGGTGCGCCATCGCCGCGGTTATAACGCGCGGTCGAACGGAACTGCGAAACCTACGATCTAG
- the typA gene encoding translational GTPase TypA: MQQREDIRNIAIIAHVDHGKTTLVDAMLRQSGLFRANEAVVERMMDSMDLERERGITIMAKNASVHYGGVKINIVDTPGHSDFGGEVERVLMMVDGVMLLVDASEGPLPQTRYVLSKALAQKLPSIVVINKIDRQDARAAEVVSEVFDLFIDLDATEEQVDFPIIYTVARDGIAKHELADQSADLRPLFDQILSTTPKPAAPVDGVLQLLVANLDYNDYVGRLAIGRIFSGAVAVGDQISICKLDGRVERTKVTKLYAFEGMKQVPIDHAEAGEIVALAGIEDIYIGETVSAAEDPQPLPRITVDEPTISMLFSVNTSPFAGREGRFVTSRKVRERLDKEALANVAIRVESTETMDTFKVSGRGELQLAIMIEMMRREGYELQVSKPEVITRRENGKILEPIELTVIDCPDTFIGVVTEALGRRKGRLTKMVNHGSGRVRMEFEIPSRGLIGFRSEFLTDTKGTGLLNTIFLRWDEWQGTISQRITGALVADRRGPATTYALYNLQERGELFVRPGTQVYEGMVIGENARDVDLDVNVIREKKLTNMRASAADEAMRLVPFRELSLEQALEFIREDELVEVTPSSIRMRKKTLASNQRPKGRASEQS, translated from the coding sequence ATGCAGCAACGAGAAGACATTCGCAACATCGCAATCATCGCGCACGTCGATCACGGCAAGACAACCCTGGTCGACGCGATGCTCAGGCAGTCCGGGTTGTTTCGCGCCAACGAAGCCGTCGTCGAACGGATGATGGATTCAATGGACCTGGAGCGTGAGCGCGGCATCACTATCATGGCAAAGAACGCCTCAGTCCACTATGGCGGCGTGAAGATCAACATCGTCGATACGCCCGGCCACTCTGATTTCGGAGGCGAAGTCGAGCGCGTTCTCATGATGGTTGACGGAGTGATGCTGCTGGTCGACGCCAGCGAAGGACCGCTTCCGCAGACGCGCTATGTTCTTTCCAAGGCGCTCGCTCAAAAGCTGCCCTCGATCGTTGTGATCAACAAGATCGACCGGCAGGACGCGCGTGCCGCCGAGGTAGTCAGCGAGGTCTTCGATTTGTTCATCGACCTGGACGCCACCGAAGAGCAGGTCGACTTCCCGATCATCTACACCGTTGCGCGCGACGGAATCGCAAAGCACGAGCTTGCGGATCAAAGCGCCGATCTGCGCCCGCTGTTTGATCAAATCCTCAGCACGACTCCAAAGCCGGCCGCTCCGGTCGACGGCGTGCTGCAGTTGCTTGTGGCAAACCTCGACTACAACGACTATGTTGGGCGGCTGGCGATTGGCAGGATTTTTTCGGGCGCCGTTGCAGTCGGCGATCAGATATCCATCTGCAAGCTCGACGGCCGGGTCGAGAGGACCAAGGTGACCAAGCTCTACGCCTTCGAAGGGATGAAACAAGTGCCAATCGACCACGCTGAAGCAGGCGAGATAGTAGCGCTCGCCGGCATCGAAGACATCTACATCGGCGAGACCGTTTCCGCAGCCGAAGACCCGCAGCCGCTTCCTCGAATCACCGTCGATGAACCGACGATTTCGATGCTCTTCAGCGTTAACACTTCGCCGTTCGCAGGCCGTGAAGGAAGGTTCGTCACTTCGCGCAAGGTCAGAGAGCGGCTCGATAAGGAAGCGCTTGCCAACGTCGCCATTCGAGTCGAGTCTACTGAGACAATGGACACCTTCAAGGTGTCAGGCCGCGGCGAGCTCCAGCTTGCGATCATGATCGAGATGATGCGGCGCGAAGGATATGAGCTTCAGGTGTCGAAGCCCGAGGTCATCACCCGGCGAGAGAACGGAAAAATACTCGAGCCGATCGAGCTGACCGTGATCGATTGCCCCGACACTTTCATCGGCGTGGTTACAGAGGCCCTGGGCCGCCGCAAGGGCCGGCTGACCAAGATGGTCAATCACGGGAGCGGCCGCGTGCGAATGGAATTTGAGATTCCGTCGCGCGGGCTGATCGGATTCCGCAGCGAGTTCCTCACCGACACGAAAGGCACCGGGTTGCTGAACACGATTTTCTTACGATGGGATGAATGGCAAGGCACGATCTCGCAACGGATCACCGGCGCGCTGGTCGCCGACCGGCGTGGCCCCGCCACGACCTATGCGCTTTACAACCTTCAAGAGCGCGGCGAGCTTTTCGTCAGACCGGGAACTCAGGTCTATGAAGGAATGGTCATCGGCGAGAACGCTCGCGATGTAGATCTGGATGTGAATGTGATCAGGGAGAAGAAGCTCACCAATATGCGCGCGTCGGCGGCGGACGAAGCGATGCGCCTGGTGCCCTTCCGCGAGCTTTCGCTCGAGCAAGCCCTCGAGTTTATCCGCGAAGATGAACTTGTAGAAGTGACTCCGTCGTCGATAAGAATGCGCAAAAAGACTCTCGCTTCCAACCAGCGGCCGAAGGGCCGGGCGAGTGAGCAGAGCTAG
- a CDS encoding peptidylprolyl isomerase, with amino-acid sequence MKITSGVFVLALLTLLFGFSACSKSGTDDEVAVLETSYGRIVIEFLPKVSPKHVENFKELARDRFYDGTKFHRIVKENKKPAGIQGGDPNTINGDPATWGQGQKGQKTVPAEFSTLKHERGIVSAARRSDDVNSATSQFFVCVAPQPGFDGQYSIFGRVIEGMNVVDSIARAPAGGSKGETPIDPVIVNRAFVVKRAELK; translated from the coding sequence ATGAAGATCACATCGGGGGTGTTCGTTCTTGCGCTGTTGACTCTCTTGTTTGGCTTCAGCGCCTGCAGCAAATCGGGAACCGACGACGAAGTGGCGGTGCTCGAGACCAGTTACGGCCGGATCGTGATCGAGTTCCTGCCGAAGGTCTCGCCCAAACACGTCGAGAACTTCAAGGAACTCGCGCGGGATAGGTTCTACGATGGGACTAAGTTTCACAGAATCGTTAAGGAGAACAAAAAGCCCGCCGGGATTCAGGGCGGTGATCCAAATACGATCAATGGTGATCCCGCAACCTGGGGACAAGGCCAGAAGGGTCAGAAGACCGTGCCCGCTGAATTCTCAACGTTGAAGCACGAGCGAGGCATAGTGTCCGCCGCTCGCAGATCAGACGACGTCAACAGCGCCACCAGCCAGTTCTTTGTTTGCGTTGCCCCGCAGCCGGGCTTCGACGGCCAATATTCGATCTTCGGACGCGTGATCGAGGGGATGAATGTGGTGGACTCGATTGCGCGCGCCCCGGCCGGCGGCAGCAAGGGCGAAACGCCTATTGACCCCGTGATCGTCAACCGGGCCTTCGTTGTTAAACGAGCCGAGTTGAAATAG
- a CDS encoding VWA domain-containing protein, which yields MKTLAPTSRRGMRRVRSVFLFAFVLVVAAATLRAQGTAVRVETFSLKPNGEVAVENPRGATRVETWDYQTVRVVAEKKGPAESSMQPGELVLMGAQNSIIVQCKQGAGRIDLTIYVPNSARLQVTGGVWPVDISGALATAVIDTTSGNIAYRLPANDDARVAMRSALGTVRSTVPLTAVERIGTRNLQGQLGNGAAQLILNSQSGNITLTPAPNSPAIARAAKSESGVSAAKTQPSRGETAAESEADNQRGSEQRTNGTSTPMKRDPVPQDDSNIGDPGATRRPAQSNGSVVFAGSDRSNDSSSTTTSGPISRPRTERNTSGGNSDLKVRIIPSNAPPRGSRDAAGSIYDQANDETRQDTQSPASGSSPGSRASKASGGANPASGTVDFAGTDRADSATGKARVGPLERDLQTKNTSGGNSGLRVRIIPADSPPGASRSSSSVFDNRDEPTQAPASAGASTRTSPQTGSGQSARTNDYSRPGSSARSADATARADDEIASTNSRAGAPPTLHRSRAEDSPVTNEPEAKAKNPDEEAIVLKAALVSLNVSVTNRAGVALANLKKEDFEVAENSEPQKIEFFEPTTAPFNLVLVLDLSGSIKDKLDVVKSAALRFVEILGPQDKIAVVTFTDEIRVVTQLTNDREELKRRIRLIDRSQGGTAFYEALWFSLMDTLRGTRGQRSAIVVMTDGVDSSLDRYNPMESRVSFDQLARRFEESDVLVFPIYLDTEYEEVFERGNSSSEAYAVARDQLDRIGELTGGQSFKAEKVGDLSGVYKQVAAAIRTVYSVGYYPTNPERDGTFRRVRVGVNRADAAVRTRKGYYAK from the coding sequence ATGAAGACTTTAGCCCCCACAAGTCGGCGCGGTATGCGTCGCGTTCGTTCAGTGTTTCTGTTTGCGTTCGTACTCGTGGTCGCAGCCGCGACGCTTCGCGCTCAAGGCACCGCAGTTCGCGTGGAGACTTTCTCGTTGAAGCCAAACGGTGAGGTCGCGGTTGAGAATCCGCGCGGAGCAACTCGTGTTGAAACGTGGGACTATCAAACCGTGCGCGTCGTCGCGGAGAAAAAAGGCCCGGCTGAAAGCTCGATGCAGCCCGGGGAACTTGTGCTGATGGGCGCGCAGAACTCGATCATCGTCCAGTGCAAGCAGGGCGCCGGCCGGATCGATCTAACGATCTATGTGCCGAACAGCGCGCGGCTACAGGTGACCGGCGGTGTCTGGCCGGTCGACATAAGCGGCGCCCTTGCAACCGCGGTTATCGACACTACGAGTGGAAACATCGCCTATCGTCTTCCAGCTAATGATGACGCACGTGTCGCGATGCGCTCAGCGTTAGGAACCGTTCGTTCGACCGTTCCGCTTACGGCCGTGGAGCGCATTGGTACGCGCAATCTTCAAGGGCAGCTCGGAAACGGGGCGGCGCAACTAATCCTCAACAGTCAGAGCGGGAACATAACGCTCACGCCGGCGCCGAACTCGCCCGCGATTGCCCGGGCCGCGAAGTCGGAGTCCGGCGTCTCCGCTGCGAAAACCCAGCCTTCGCGGGGCGAGACGGCGGCGGAGTCAGAGGCCGACAACCAAAGAGGAAGCGAGCAACGCACTAACGGAACTTCAACGCCGATGAAACGCGATCCGGTTCCGCAGGATGACTCCAATATTGGCGACCCGGGCGCGACTAGGCGGCCGGCTCAGAGCAATGGCTCCGTCGTCTTCGCAGGGAGCGACCGAAGCAATGATTCCAGTTCGACGACGACCAGTGGCCCGATCAGCCGCCCTCGCACGGAACGAAACACGAGCGGTGGGAATTCCGATCTCAAGGTTCGAATAATACCCTCGAACGCGCCGCCTCGCGGTTCGCGCGATGCCGCCGGATCAATCTACGATCAAGCGAATGATGAGACCAGGCAGGACACCCAGTCTCCAGCGAGCGGTTCGTCACCGGGCTCGCGGGCGTCGAAGGCCTCGGGTGGCGCCAATCCCGCAAGCGGCACCGTTGACTTTGCCGGAACAGATCGCGCTGACAGCGCGACGGGCAAGGCGCGAGTCGGGCCTTTGGAACGCGATCTCCAGACGAAGAACACCAGCGGGGGCAACTCCGGCCTGCGAGTAAGAATCATCCCCGCGGATTCACCGCCGGGTGCGTCGCGCAGTTCAAGCTCGGTCTTCGATAACCGAGACGAGCCGACGCAAGCGCCAGCCTCAGCGGGCGCCTCTACGCGGACGAGCCCACAAACTGGCTCAGGCCAGAGCGCTCGCACAAACGACTACTCGCGGCCGGGCAGCAGCGCCCGTAGCGCGGATGCTACCGCAAGAGCCGATGACGAGATCGCTTCCACCAATTCGCGCGCAGGCGCGCCGCCGACTTTGCATAGGAGCCGCGCGGAGGATTCACCCGTGACCAACGAACCCGAGGCAAAGGCAAAGAATCCCGATGAAGAAGCTATCGTGCTAAAGGCGGCGCTGGTAAGCCTGAACGTATCGGTCACTAATCGAGCAGGAGTTGCGTTGGCGAACTTGAAGAAAGAAGACTTCGAAGTCGCGGAGAATAGCGAGCCGCAGAAGATCGAGTTCTTCGAGCCGACGACGGCGCCGTTCAACCTGGTATTGGTCCTGGATCTTTCGGGCTCGATCAAGGACAAGCTTGACGTTGTGAAGTCCGCGGCTCTGCGCTTCGTTGAAATCTTAGGCCCGCAGGACAAAATCGCGGTAGTGACCTTCACCGACGAGATTCGTGTTGTGACTCAGTTGACCAATGATCGCGAAGAACTCAAGCGCCGGATAAGGTTGATCGACAGGTCGCAAGGTGGCACGGCGTTCTACGAGGCTCTGTGGTTCTCGCTGATGGACACGCTTCGAGGGACTCGCGGGCAGCGCAGCGCGATAGTGGTGATGACCGACGGAGTGGATAGCTCGCTGGACCGCTACAATCCGATGGAGAGCCGAGTATCGTTCGATCAACTGGCGCGCAGGTTTGAAGAGTCCGACGTGCTCGTCTTCCCGATCTATCTGGACACAGAGTACGAAGAGGTGTTCGAGCGGGGCAACAGCTCGTCGGAGGCTTATGCCGTTGCTCGCGATCAGCTCGATCGAATCGGTGAGTTGACCGGGGGGCAATCCTTCAAAGCTGAAAAAGTAGGCGATCTATCAGGGGTCTACAAACAGGTTGCGGCTGCCATTCGCACGGTGTACAGCGTCGGCTACTATCCAACGAATCCGGAGCGAGATGGAACATTCCGGAGAGTCAGAGTAGGAGTCAATCGCGCGGACGCAGCAGTGCGCACTCGAAAGGGATACTACGCGAAATGA
- a CDS encoding YifB family Mg chelatase-like AAA ATPase: MLFKTISAAVFGIDAYVVDVEIDLTPRAGDSMVPAFTMVGLPDAAVRESRERIRAAINNCGFFFPIHRVTVNLAPADVKKEGSSFDLPIAIGILGANGDLNREELSDTLIVGELSLDGRVRPIKGALPIGVAARAHGVKRLLVPAENAHEAAVVSGLDVYPVATLKGVVDLINTQEPPLPLKVDTQALLANLDHYSDDFREVRGQPHAKRAIEVATAGGHNILLIGPPGSGKTMLAKRIPTILPPLEFEEAIECTKIHSVVGLTEKHGLITTRPFRAPHHTISDAGLIGGGAVPRPGEVSLAHNGMLFLDELPEFERNVLEVLRQPLEDGKVTISRAAMSLTFPSRFMLAAAMNPCPCGFFNDPTRECKCSPMQIQRYVSKISGPLLDRIDIHIDVPAVKFKDLASDTPAESSSDIRERVVRARRIQLERFSGERIYCNAQMSPRLIRKYCAIDSASKGLLENAITRLGLSARAYDRILKVSRTLADLEGKEQIEPSHVSEAIQYRTLDRNFWA, encoded by the coding sequence ATGCTCTTCAAGACCATTAGCGCAGCCGTGTTTGGTATCGACGCGTACGTCGTTGACGTCGAGATCGACCTGACTCCGCGTGCCGGCGACAGCATGGTGCCGGCCTTTACCATGGTTGGGTTGCCGGACGCGGCTGTTCGCGAGAGCCGCGAGCGAATACGCGCAGCCATCAACAACTGCGGCTTCTTCTTTCCTATCCATCGCGTGACGGTAAATCTCGCCCCGGCCGACGTGAAGAAAGAAGGATCGAGTTTCGACCTGCCGATCGCAATCGGGATACTTGGGGCGAACGGCGATCTCAATCGCGAGGAGCTGAGTGACACGCTCATCGTTGGCGAGCTGTCATTGGACGGCCGTGTTCGTCCAATCAAAGGCGCCTTGCCCATCGGAGTCGCGGCACGCGCGCACGGCGTGAAGCGACTGCTGGTGCCCGCGGAGAACGCTCACGAAGCAGCGGTTGTCAGCGGGCTCGACGTTTATCCGGTAGCGACGCTCAAAGGCGTGGTCGATTTGATCAACACTCAGGAGCCGCCCCTGCCCTTGAAGGTTGACACTCAAGCTCTGCTGGCGAACCTCGACCACTACTCGGACGACTTTCGCGAAGTGCGCGGACAACCACACGCCAAGCGCGCCATCGAAGTAGCTACCGCAGGTGGCCACAACATCCTGCTCATCGGTCCGCCGGGCTCCGGCAAGACGATGCTCGCGAAGCGCATTCCGACTATTCTTCCGCCGCTCGAATTCGAAGAAGCCATCGAATGCACAAAGATTCACAGCGTCGTGGGGCTGACCGAAAAGCATGGTCTGATCACCACGCGGCCGTTCCGGGCTCCGCATCACACGATCTCCGACGCCGGCCTAATCGGCGGCGGCGCGGTTCCGCGTCCGGGCGAAGTATCGCTCGCTCACAATGGCATGCTGTTCCTGGATGAGCTCCCCGAGTTCGAACGCAATGTGCTCGAGGTGCTTCGACAGCCGCTCGAAGATGGCAAAGTGACGATCAGCCGGGCGGCGATGTCGTTGACGTTCCCATCGCGTTTCATGCTCGCCGCTGCGATGAATCCGTGTCCTTGTGGTTTCTTCAACGATCCTACTCGCGAGTGCAAGTGCTCGCCGATGCAGATACAGCGGTACGTGTCGAAGATATCCGGCCCGCTGCTGGACCGCATAGACATTCACATCGACGTCCCTGCGGTGAAGTTCAAGGATCTGGCAAGCGACACGCCAGCGGAGAGTTCCTCCGACATCCGCGAGAGAGTAGTCAGAGCTCGTCGCATCCAGTTGGAGCGTTTCTCGGGCGAGCGAATCTACTGCAACGCCCAGATGTCGCCGCGATTGATACGCAAGTACTGTGCGATCGATTCAGCTTCGAAGGGGCTGCTGGAGAACGCGATCACGCGGCTGGGGTTGTCGGCTCGCGCTTACGATCGAATATTGAAAGTCAGTCGTACGCTTGCTGATCTGGAGGGAAAGGAACAGATCGAACCCAGCCACGTCAGTGAAGCTATTCAGTATCGCACGCTGGACCGAAACTTTTGGGCGTGA